The Microcoleus sp. FACHB-672 genomic interval GAATTTAGACACAGTTCTGATTGTTTTTGCCTCCAATATTGATTTATTGCTTCATCGAGTTTTCGGGTTATTGAGACTACATAGCGAAGTGATCAGGATGGCATTGGCGTGAAGCCGGCTAAAACCGGCAGCCAGTGTTTTTCTCTCAGCGCAGCTTAGCGACTGAGTCTCCTACTCTATCGGATTTCTCTTTATGATTAAAAAATTGGCTTTGGTGCTCAGTTTAGGAGTCGCCTTATCAACGCTTCAATTGAGTGGACTCTCAAGTGTCCCATTGCAGCCCATCATTCCAGATCGTCAGAATACCAGCAACGTCTTAGGTTTAGATGACCAATTGTGGGACAAAGCCGGCCAACCTGGTGATCGGCAAGCAATGCTAACTGCGATTGACAACAGCCTACGATATTTAGAAACACCGGCAGCCGCCAAAGCCTATCAGCAGTATCCGGCAGCTGATATTACTCTTGATCGGGTTCGTCGCAGCCTCCAACGGTTCCGGCAACTGGTGATCAAATCAAACTCGCCGGCAGAACTGCAAGCGGCTGTTCGCCGTGAATTTGTGTATTACCAATCAACCGGCAGCGATGATCGGGGAACCGTGTTTTTCACCGGCTATTACACACCGCAATTTGCCGCCAGCCGCGTCCCCACTTCAGTTTATCGCTATCCCCTCTACCGCCGGCCCTCCAACTTCGCCAACTGGTCTCAACCCCATCCCACTCGCGCCCAACTCGAAGGTTACGATGGGTTGCAAGCGGCGAATGGCCCACTCCGGGGGATGGAACTGGTGTGGCTGAGTGATCGCCTAGAAGCCTTCTGGGTTCATATCCAAGGCTCGGCGCAATTGCAGTTAACTGACGGCAGCGTGATGAGCGTTGGCTATGGCGGCGCAACCAACTATCCTTATACCAGCATTGGCCGGCTCCTGGCAAACGATGGTAAATTAAAGCTCGATGGCCAGACAATCCCGGTTCTCACCGACTTTTTCCGCAGAAATCCGGGTGAACTGAATAACTATCTACCGCAAAATAATCGCTTTATTTTCTTCGCAGAAACCAAGAGTGGGGGACCGACGGGAAGCTTGCAAGTGCCGGTGACTGCGGAACGCTCGATCGCCACCGATAAATCCGTCATGCCGCCCGGTGCCTTAGCCTTGGTTCACACAAAATTGCCTTACCACAATGCTGCCGGTCAGATAGAGCAACGCTTGGTGAGCCGCTATGTGCTTGACCAGGATGCCGGTAGCGCCATCAAAGGGCCAGGTCGCGCTGATTATTTTGTGGGAGCCGGTAAGATGGCTGGAGAACGTGCCGGTGTCACCGGCACCAGAGGAAATCTCTATTACCTACTCCTCAAGTAAGGAGACGCTCACAATCTTTAGATTTTGCCGGACAGAGCCGAGTGATTAGCCTTCAGTCTCTGGCCGGCACCCTTGAGCTTAGTACCCTAACTAAACCATTCAATCGGCTATGCTATTCTGGGTTGACTTGGATCTGAGGCTCCAAGAAAATCAAAAACAACCCTTTAGATTATCATTTTTCCTGGGTTAACCCCTGACTTTGGACGAACTTCTGGGGAAACTTTTTACTCCCCCGCTTCAGTGTTTATGCCAACTCCACTCAGTCGCGATCAACCCGAAAAATGAGGCATTTAACCCCAAGCGGATAGTCTGCACTGAATCACGCCTATGGACTCACCTTTTGATATTACCCTGCTGATAGTTTTAACTGTCGTCAGCGGAATAGCGGCTCAAGTTCTGGGCGACTATTTAAAAGTCCCCAGTATCGTTTTCTTGCTGCTGTTCGGCATTCTCTTAGGCTCGGATGGCTTGGGGGTGCTGCATCCCAACCTGCTGGGCGAGGGGTTAGAGGTGATTGTGTCTCTCTCAGTAGCATTAATTTTATTTGAGGGAGGGCTGAATCTAGAACTGCGAGAACTCGGAAGAGTTTCAACGAGTTTGCGGAACTTGGTTACCATCGGCACGCTAATCACGCTCATTGGCGGAGGCATGGCGGCGCACTGGCTGGGCGAATTTCCTTGGCCCATTGCCTTTCTCTACGCGGCGCTTGTCGTTGTCACCGGCCCGACCGTGATTGGCCCATTGCTGAAACAGGTACAGGTTGATCGTCAGGTTGCCGCCTTGTTAGAGGGCGAAGGCGTCTTAATCGATCCGGTGGGGGCAATTTTAGCCGTTTTAGTGCTCGACATCATTTTAAATGGCGATGCTGACCCTGTAAGGCTGATTTCAGGCTTGG includes:
- a CDS encoding murein transglycosylase A, which translates into the protein MIKKLALVLSLGVALSTLQLSGLSSVPLQPIIPDRQNTSNVLGLDDQLWDKAGQPGDRQAMLTAIDNSLRYLETPAAAKAYQQYPAADITLDRVRRSLQRFRQLVIKSNSPAELQAAVRREFVYYQSTGSDDRGTVFFTGYYTPQFAASRVPTSVYRYPLYRRPSNFANWSQPHPTRAQLEGYDGLQAANGPLRGMELVWLSDRLEAFWVHIQGSAQLQLTDGSVMSVGYGGATNYPYTSIGRLLANDGKLKLDGQTIPVLTDFFRRNPGELNNYLPQNNRFIFFAETKSGGPTGSLQVPVTAERSIATDKSVMPPGALALVHTKLPYHNAAGQIEQRLVSRYVLDQDAGSAIKGPGRADYFVGAGKMAGERAGVTGTRGNLYYLLLK